One window from the genome of Phocoena phocoena chromosome 15, mPhoPho1.1, whole genome shotgun sequence encodes:
- the LOC136135574 gene encoding transcription and mRNA export factor ENY2-like yields the protein MSKDAQMRAAINQKLIETGERERLKELLRAKVIECGWKDQLKAHCKEIIKEKGLGLPWWRSEHVTVDDLVAEVTPKGRALVPDGVKKELLQRIRTFLAQHASL from the exons ATGAGCAAAGATGCGCAGATGAGAGCAGCCATTAACCAAAAGTTGATAGAAACTGGAGAAAGAGAACGCCTCAAAGAGTTGCTGAGAGCCAAAGTAATTGAATGTGGCTGGAAGGATCAGTTGAAGGCACACTGTAAAgagataattaaagaaaaaggactagggcttccctggtggcgcagtg AACATGTTACTGTTGATGACTTGGTAGCTGAAGTCACACCGAAAGGCAGAGCCCTGGTACCTGACGGTGTAAAGAAGGAGCTCCTACAAAGAATAAGAACATTCCTTGCTCAGCATGCCAGCCTTTAA